A single genomic interval of Candidatus Nitrosocosmicus arcticus harbors:
- a CDS encoding imidazoleglycerol-phosphate dehydratase, which produces MERRTKEVNIVTKINLDGKGNSNVNTGIDFLDHIVVSFSKHSKIDIDLKAKSEDGIKHHLIEDTGIVLGQAIDRALGNRESINRFGNATVPMDESVSSVAVDLIKRQYSHIDMKLEREKIENISQEDIIHFFQSFIGNINCCMHIIVQYGTNDHHKIESAIKATAVALRNAIGIDPNSEGGPTTKGMM; this is translated from the coding sequence ATGGAAAGAAGGACGAAGGAAGTAAATATCGTGACTAAAATTAATTTAGACGGAAAAGGAAATTCAAACGTTAATACAGGAATTGATTTTTTAGATCATATTGTAGTATCTTTTTCAAAACACAGTAAGATTGACATTGATTTGAAAGCTAAAAGTGAAGACGGTATTAAGCATCATCTAATAGAAGATACAGGTATCGTATTAGGCCAAGCCATTGATAGGGCCTTAGGCAACAGAGAGAGCATTAATCGTTTTGGAAATGCCACAGTTCCAATGGATGAATCCGTTTCGAGCGTCGCTGTAGATCTAATTAAGAGACAATATAGTCACATCGACATGAAATTAGAAAGAGAAAAGATTGAAAATATTTCGCAAGAAGATATTATTCATTTTTTTCAATCATTTATTGGAAATATTAATTGTTGTATGCACATTATCGTACAATATGGAACAAATGATCACCATAAAATCGAGTCGGCCATAAAAGCCACCGCAGTCGCATTAAGGAACGCCATCGGGATTGATCCAAATAGCGAAGGAGGTCCTACTACCAAAGGGATGATGTAG